Proteins found in one Crassostrea angulata isolate pt1a10 chromosome 3, ASM2561291v2, whole genome shotgun sequence genomic segment:
- the LOC128177401 gene encoding 15-hydroxyprostaglandin dehydrogenase [NAD(+)]-like isoform X2 gives MFSGRVAVVTGSAQGLGKVFSGVLLERGSKVCISDVNQSELEKTYKEFKSKYAENVISQQCDVTDTEQLKEVFRKTKYTYGQLDLVVNNAGIVNEKNWQQCIDVNLNGTIRGTMLGMEYMRKDKGGKGGLILNMSSLAGIFPVNYTPAYAASKHGVIGYTRSWSMHPDVVNNGVRLVCLCPAFVDTDMIKMDDDSKFVGTDLAQQVIEKFGIMSTDHIIPVFVNAIEDEENNGSVISITLKGANKVPLPMP, from the exons ATGTTTTCTGGGAGAGTGGCTGTCGTGACAGGGTCGGCCCAGGGGCTGGGGAAGGTCTTCTCCGGAGTCCTCCTGGAGAGGGGGAGTaag GTCTGTATTTCCGACGTTAATCAAAGTGAATTAGAGAAAACTTACAAAGAGTTCAAATCAAAGTATGCCGAAAACGTCATATCCCAGCAGTGTGACGTCACGGATACAGAGCAACTCAAAg aGGTTTTCAGGAAAACCAAATACACATATGGACAACTTGATCTGGTGGTAAACAACGCAGGGATTGTGAATGAGAAAAACTGGCAGCAATGCATCGACGTTAACCTG AACGGGACGATCCGCGGAACCATGCTGGGGATGGAATACATGCGGAAGGACAAGGGCGGTAAAGGGGGCCTTATACTGAATATGTCCTCTCTGGCTG GAATCTTCCCTGTGAATTATACTCCCGCCTACGCGGCCAGTAAACACGGAGTTATAGGTTACACCAGGAGTTGGTCA ATGCACCCGGATGTAGTAAATAATGGCGTCCGGTTAGTCTGCCTCTGTCCAGCTTTTGTAGACACAGACATGATAAAAATGGATGACGACTCAAAATTTGTCGGAACAGATTTGGCTCAACAAGTGATTGAAAAATTTGGGATCATGag CACGGACCATATAATCCCCGTGTTTGTGAACGCTATTGAGGATGAAGAAAACAATGGGAGCGTCATTTCCATCACGTTGAAAGGGGCGAATAAGGTCCCGTTACCTATGCCATAA
- the LOC128177401 gene encoding 15-hydroxyprostaglandin dehydrogenase [NAD(+)]-like isoform X1: MQNQQESAVTPILVHVVGIHLPGHTETRQVAVMFSGRVAVVTGSAQGLGKVFSGVLLERGSKVCISDVNQSELEKTYKEFKSKYAENVISQQCDVTDTEQLKEVFRKTKYTYGQLDLVVNNAGIVNEKNWQQCIDVNLNGTIRGTMLGMEYMRKDKGGKGGLILNMSSLAGIFPVNYTPAYAASKHGVIGYTRSWSMHPDVVNNGVRLVCLCPAFVDTDMIKMDDDSKFVGTDLAQQVIEKFGIMSTDHIIPVFVNAIEDEENNGSVISITLKGANKVPLPMP, from the exons ATGCAGAACCAACAGGAGTCAGCTGTAACCCCAATACTAGTACACGT TGTAGGTATACACTTGCCTGGTCATACTGAAACAAGACAGGTCGCAGTGATGTTTTCTGGGAGAGTGGCTGTCGTGACAGGGTCGGCCCAGGGGCTGGGGAAGGTCTTCTCCGGAGTCCTCCTGGAGAGGGGGAGTaag GTCTGTATTTCCGACGTTAATCAAAGTGAATTAGAGAAAACTTACAAAGAGTTCAAATCAAAGTATGCCGAAAACGTCATATCCCAGCAGTGTGACGTCACGGATACAGAGCAACTCAAAg aGGTTTTCAGGAAAACCAAATACACATATGGACAACTTGATCTGGTGGTAAACAACGCAGGGATTGTGAATGAGAAAAACTGGCAGCAATGCATCGACGTTAACCTG AACGGGACGATCCGCGGAACCATGCTGGGGATGGAATACATGCGGAAGGACAAGGGCGGTAAAGGGGGCCTTATACTGAATATGTCCTCTCTGGCTG GAATCTTCCCTGTGAATTATACTCCCGCCTACGCGGCCAGTAAACACGGAGTTATAGGTTACACCAGGAGTTGGTCA ATGCACCCGGATGTAGTAAATAATGGCGTCCGGTTAGTCTGCCTCTGTCCAGCTTTTGTAGACACAGACATGATAAAAATGGATGACGACTCAAAATTTGTCGGAACAGATTTGGCTCAACAAGTGATTGAAAAATTTGGGATCATGag CACGGACCATATAATCCCCGTGTTTGTGAACGCTATTGAGGATGAAGAAAACAATGGGAGCGTCATTTCCATCACGTTGAAAGGGGCGAATAAGGTCCCGTTACCTATGCCATAA